A stretch of the Taeniopygia guttata chromosome 3, bTaeGut7.mat, whole genome shotgun sequence genome encodes the following:
- the MPV17 gene encoding mitochondrial inner membrane protein Mpv17 isoform X2 → MAALWRGCGRLRPGAVQALTAGALMGAGDVIAQQLVEQRGLHGHHFPRTLKMMGIGFCFVGPVVGSWYRILDWLIPGNTKVVAVKKVILDQGGFAPCFLGCFLAVTGATNGLSLQENWSKIQQIWPPVQIANFYFVPLQHRLAVVQCVAIVWNCYLSWKANRM, encoded by the exons atggcggcGCTGtggcggggctgcgggcggcTGAGGCCCGGGGCGGTGCAGGCGCTCACAGCCG GGGCCCTCATGGGAGCTGGGGATGTGATTGCACAGCAGCTGGTGGAGCAGCGGGGGCTGCATGGGCACCACTTCCCCCGCACCCTGAAAATGATGGGCATTGGCTTCTGCTTTGTG ggccCTGTTGTGGGCAGCTGGTACAGGATCCTGGATTGGCTCATCCCAGGGAATACAAAAGTTGTGGCTGTGAAGAAGGTGATCCTGGACCAG GGGGGTTTCGCTCCGTGCTTCCTTGGCTGCTTCCTGGCTGTCACAGGGGCCACGAATGGGCTGTCGCTGCAGGAGAACTGGTCCAAGATCCAGCAG ATCTGGCCACCCGTGCAAATTGCGAACTTCTACTTCGTGCCTCTGCAGCACAG gctggctgttGTCCAGTGTGTTGCCATCGTCTGGAACTGCTACCTGTCCTGGAAAGCGAATCGGATGTGA
- the MPV17 gene encoding mitochondrial inner membrane protein Mpv17 isoform X4: MAALWRGCGRLRPGAVQALTAGALMGAGDVIAQQLVEQRGLHGHHFPRTLKMMGIGFCFVGGFAPCFLGCFLAVTGATNGLSLQENWSKIQQDYMDALMTNYCIWPPVQIANFYFVPLQHRLAVVQCVAIVWNCYLSWKANRM; the protein is encoded by the exons atggcggcGCTGtggcggggctgcgggcggcTGAGGCCCGGGGCGGTGCAGGCGCTCACAGCCG GGGCCCTCATGGGAGCTGGGGATGTGATTGCACAGCAGCTGGTGGAGCAGCGGGGGCTGCATGGGCACCACTTCCCCCGCACCCTGAAAATGATGGGCATTGGCTTCTGCTTTGTG GGGGGTTTCGCTCCGTGCTTCCTTGGCTGCTTCCTGGCTGTCACAGGGGCCACGAATGGGCTGTCGCTGCAGGAGAACTGGTCCAAGATCCAGCAG gactACATGGATGCCCTGATGACCAATTACTGT ATCTGGCCACCCGTGCAAATTGCGAACTTCTACTTCGTGCCTCTGCAGCACAG gctggctgttGTCCAGTGTGTTGCCATCGTCTGGAACTGCTACCTGTCCTGGAAAGCGAATCGGATGTGA
- the MPV17 gene encoding mitochondrial inner membrane protein Mpv17 isoform X3 produces MAALWRGCGRLRPGAVQALTAGALMGAGDVIAQQLVEQRGLHGHHFPRTLKMMGIGFCFVGPVVGSWYRILDWLIPGNTKVVAVKKVILDQGGFAPCFLGCFLAVTGATNGLSLQENWSKIQQGILLWLVIRVSCGSWEPWPGRG; encoded by the exons atggcggcGCTGtggcggggctgcgggcggcTGAGGCCCGGGGCGGTGCAGGCGCTCACAGCCG GGGCCCTCATGGGAGCTGGGGATGTGATTGCACAGCAGCTGGTGGAGCAGCGGGGGCTGCATGGGCACCACTTCCCCCGCACCCTGAAAATGATGGGCATTGGCTTCTGCTTTGTG ggccCTGTTGTGGGCAGCTGGTACAGGATCCTGGATTGGCTCATCCCAGGGAATACAAAAGTTGTGGCTGTGAAGAAGGTGATCCTGGACCAG GGGGGTTTCGCTCCGTGCTTCCTTGGCTGCTTCCTGGCTGTCACAGGGGCCACGAATGGGCTGTCGCTGCAGGAGAACTGGTCCAAGATCCAGCAG GGAATCCTGCTGTGGTTGGTGATTCGTGTGAGCTGTGGCTCCTGGGAGCCCTGGCCTGGAAGGGGGTGA
- the UCN gene encoding urocortin, whose translation MRRALLTLLLLLARPPPAAARPATTDGSVPAAGTGAQDQPLWPPLAPPPPGPWRGRRDEPPLSIDLTFHLLRHLLLLARAQSQRARADSNRRILDAVGR comes from the coding sequence ATGCGGCGGGCACTGctcaccctcctgctgctgctcgcccgcccgccgcccgccgccgcccgccccgccacCACCGACGGCTCCGTCCCGGCGGCCGGGACCGGGGCTCAGGACCAGCCGCTCTGGCCGCCGCtggcgccgccgcccccggggccgTGGCGAGGGCGGCGGGACGAGCCGCCGCTCTCCATCGACCTCACGTTCCACCTCCTGCGGCACCTCTTGCTGCTCGCCCGCGCCCAGAGCCAGCGCGCCCGCGCCGATTCCAATCGCCGCATCCTCGACGCCGTGGGGCGCTGA
- the MPV17 gene encoding mitochondrial inner membrane protein Mpv17 isoform X5, translating to MAALWRGCGRLRPGAVQALTAGALMGAGDVIAQQLVEQRGLHGHHFPRTLKMMGIGFCFVGPVVGSWYRILDWLIPGNTKVVAVKKVILDQDYMDALMTNYCIWPPVQIANFYFVPLQHRLAVVQCVAIVWNCYLSWKANRM from the exons atggcggcGCTGtggcggggctgcgggcggcTGAGGCCCGGGGCGGTGCAGGCGCTCACAGCCG GGGCCCTCATGGGAGCTGGGGATGTGATTGCACAGCAGCTGGTGGAGCAGCGGGGGCTGCATGGGCACCACTTCCCCCGCACCCTGAAAATGATGGGCATTGGCTTCTGCTTTGTG ggccCTGTTGTGGGCAGCTGGTACAGGATCCTGGATTGGCTCATCCCAGGGAATACAAAAGTTGTGGCTGTGAAGAAGGTGATCCTGGACCAG gactACATGGATGCCCTGATGACCAATTACTGT ATCTGGCCACCCGTGCAAATTGCGAACTTCTACTTCGTGCCTCTGCAGCACAG gctggctgttGTCCAGTGTGTTGCCATCGTCTGGAACTGCTACCTGTCCTGGAAAGCGAATCGGATGTGA
- the MPV17 gene encoding mitochondrial inner membrane protein Mpv17 isoform X1, producing the protein MAALWRGCGRLRPGAVQALTAGALMGAGDVIAQQLVEQRGLHGHHFPRTLKMMGIGFCFVGPVVGSWYRILDWLIPGNTKVVAVKKVILDQGGFAPCFLGCFLAVTGATNGLSLQENWSKIQQDYMDALMTNYCIWPPVQIANFYFVPLQHRLAVVQCVAIVWNCYLSWKANRM; encoded by the exons atggcggcGCTGtggcggggctgcgggcggcTGAGGCCCGGGGCGGTGCAGGCGCTCACAGCCG GGGCCCTCATGGGAGCTGGGGATGTGATTGCACAGCAGCTGGTGGAGCAGCGGGGGCTGCATGGGCACCACTTCCCCCGCACCCTGAAAATGATGGGCATTGGCTTCTGCTTTGTG ggccCTGTTGTGGGCAGCTGGTACAGGATCCTGGATTGGCTCATCCCAGGGAATACAAAAGTTGTGGCTGTGAAGAAGGTGATCCTGGACCAG GGGGGTTTCGCTCCGTGCTTCCTTGGCTGCTTCCTGGCTGTCACAGGGGCCACGAATGGGCTGTCGCTGCAGGAGAACTGGTCCAAGATCCAGCAG gactACATGGATGCCCTGATGACCAATTACTGT ATCTGGCCACCCGTGCAAATTGCGAACTTCTACTTCGTGCCTCTGCAGCACAG gctggctgttGTCCAGTGTGTTGCCATCGTCTGGAACTGCTACCTGTCCTGGAAAGCGAATCGGATGTGA